A single Nostoc sp. PCC 7107 DNA region contains:
- a CDS encoding L-histidine N(alpha)-methyltransferase, which yields MAKNFPSNSQLSSDKSNSSIRIAKPSSEFYSVFSEAEVLEIIHALETRWEIPLKYSYKGQGAKIWHNFYQKFVSPKWYRKSSVEIDLLRDNFAYIYENISKLSKVNVIDVGAGNSYPAKEFVSRLNQLNKINKYIALDISEDLLTVSKKNFATWFPQLDYINQQIDIENSCIPQNLSVNPKIILHLGVTMGNHHNRNKVLKNFKNSMDENDFLIFTNEIGSNSQWDGIARGGCKYHAEEIYRSIKNEFGFQSQDCELIRKYDLATDSVIANIKFRHNYSINFNVQGINQQIAIPEGKEITIWRHHKHEMPKLIQELESAGLQLVHYTTNKYSSHIMAICKIANN from the coding sequence ATGGCTAAAAACTTTCCTAGCAATTCACAACTTTCCTCAGATAAATCAAATTCTTCTATTCGCATAGCAAAGCCAAGTTCTGAGTTCTATTCTGTTTTTTCCGAAGCAGAAGTTTTAGAAATAATTCACGCATTAGAAACTAGGTGGGAAATTCCTCTCAAATATTCTTATAAAGGTCAAGGAGCTAAAATTTGGCATAATTTTTATCAAAAATTTGTTAGTCCTAAGTGGTATCGCAAATCAAGTGTAGAAATTGACCTTTTAAGGGACAATTTTGCCTATATTTATGAAAATATCTCAAAATTAAGCAAAGTTAATGTTATCGATGTGGGTGCAGGAAATTCATATCCAGCCAAAGAATTTGTTTCCCGACTCAATCAATTGAATAAAATTAATAAATATATTGCTTTAGATATTAGTGAAGACTTGCTGACTGTATCCAAGAAAAATTTTGCAACTTGGTTTCCTCAACTAGATTATATAAACCAACAGATTGACATCGAAAATAGCTGTATACCTCAGAATTTATCAGTCAATCCCAAAATCATCTTGCACTTGGGTGTGACAATGGGCAATCATCACAATAGAAATAAGGTACTGAAAAACTTTAAAAATAGTATGGATGAAAATGATTTTCTCATCTTTACTAATGAAATTGGTTCTAACTCTCAATGGGATGGAATAGCCAGAGGTGGCTGTAAGTATCACGCCGAAGAAATATATCGCTCAATCAAAAATGAATTTGGATTTCAATCGCAAGATTGCGAACTTATAAGAAAATATGATTTAGCAACAGATAGTGTTATAGCTAATATTAAATTTCGGCATAATTACAGTATTAATTTCAATGTTCAGGGAATCAATCAGCAAATTGCAATCCCTGAAGGTAAAGAAATTACTATTTGGAGACATCATAAGCATGAAATGCCTAAACTTATCCAAGAGTTAGAAAGTGCTGGATTACAACTTGTTCACTACACTACTAACAAGTATTCATCACATATTATGGCAATTTGTAAGATTGCGAATAACTAA
- a CDS encoding IS4 family transposase — MLPKFYQNCFQNVLTPAQYKMLEILLMLLQFHKTVTIEKLATVFPQPIKFESRRRSIQRFLLLPQLSIPYLWFPLLKRWVKNSLKRGEKRLIFAIDRTQWRSQNVFVISLIEQKRAIPVYWLLLPKKGCSNLGEQKKLIRPLLQLFKGYQMLVLGDREFHSIKLANWLHSKGIDFVLRQKQGTYIRQENQSHQRLQSLGLTPGISFFLTGIQATKQKGFANFNLAGYYKRKYRGVVEPAGWFLLTNLDSLKDAIKAFKLRSGIEAMFKDCKTGGYNLESTYADGQRLIALILLIAIAYTCAILVGRNSRSSGLQKYVGRLKELQRLHRRHSAFWIGLYGQLWVGAMEFWADLAHELMRLKPSKLPYFQQGLRAMTLIQSAL, encoded by the coding sequence ATGTTACCTAAATTCTACCAAAACTGCTTTCAAAATGTACTGACACCCGCACAGTACAAGATGCTAGAAATCTTACTAATGCTATTGCAATTTCATAAAACTGTGACAATTGAGAAACTAGCAACAGTATTTCCACAACCGATAAAATTTGAAAGTCGGAGGCGGAGTATACAAAGATTTTTACTACTACCTCAGTTGTCGATTCCATATCTGTGGTTTCCCCTGCTCAAACGATGGGTGAAAAATAGTCTGAAAAGAGGAGAGAAACGGCTAATATTTGCGATTGATAGAACACAATGGCGTTCACAAAATGTATTTGTAATTAGTTTAATAGAACAAAAAAGAGCAATACCTGTGTACTGGCTATTGTTACCTAAAAAAGGATGTAGCAATTTGGGAGAGCAGAAAAAATTAATTCGTCCACTATTGCAGTTATTTAAGGGATATCAAATGCTGGTACTGGGAGATAGAGAATTCCACAGTATAAAACTAGCAAATTGGTTACATAGCAAGGGCATTGACTTTGTATTGCGTCAGAAACAAGGTACTTATATTCGGCAAGAAAACCAATCACACCAACGCTTACAATCTTTGGGATTAACTCCTGGCATCTCGTTTTTTTTGACAGGGATTCAAGCAACTAAACAGAAAGGGTTTGCCAATTTTAATCTCGCCGGATATTACAAGCGCAAATATCGTGGAGTTGTTGAGCCTGCTGGCTGGTTTTTATTAACTAACCTTGATAGTCTCAAAGATGCCATTAAAGCATTTAAGTTGCGGAGTGGTATCGAAGCCATGTTTAAAGATTGTAAAACTGGAGGGTATAATCTCGAATCTACTTATGCTGATGGTCAACGTTTGATAGCACTGATTTTATTAATTGCTATTGCCTATACTTGTGCTATTTTAGTTGGTCGTAATTCTCGCTCCTCTGGACTACAAAAATATGTTGGTCGTCTGAAGGAGTTACAACGATTGCACCGCCGACATAGTGCTTTTTGGATTGGTTTGTATGGTCAGTTATGGGTAGGGGCAATGGAATTTTGGGCTGATTTAGCTCATGAATTGATGCGCCTCAAGCCCAGTAAACTGCCATATTTTCAACAAGGTCTACGGGCTATGACTCTTATCCAGTCTGCTTTATAA
- a CDS encoding type II toxin-antitoxin system RelE/ParE family toxin, translating into MDYVLVFRPEVRDELDEAYSWYENQQAGLGDEFLECVDDILNRICQMPESYTVVYNDVRRAILQRFPYAVYYRMISSRVIVIAIFHGRRNPTIWQKRN; encoded by the coding sequence ATGGACTACGTTTTAGTATTTCGTCCAGAAGTTCGTGATGAACTTGATGAGGCGTATAGTTGGTATGAAAATCAGCAAGCTGGACTTGGCGATGAGTTTTTGGAATGTGTGGACGATATTCTAAATAGAATTTGCCAAATGCCAGAATCTTATACTGTTGTATATAACGATGTAAGAAGAGCGATTTTACAACGTTTTCCTTATGCTGTTTACTATCGAATGATCTCTAGCCGAGTTATTGTAATAGCAATTTTTCACGGGCGAAGAAATCCTACAATCTGGCAAAAGCGAAATTAG
- a CDS encoding addiction module protein: protein MDFTTTLNEIQTLSIEERIRLVQAIWDSIAAEQAYPDITEAQKQELERRNNDYEANPDNVMTWEEIKASIKRR, encoded by the coding sequence ATGGATTTTACAACCACTTTAAACGAGATTCAAACCCTCAGTATTGAAGAACGGATTCGTCTTGTGCAAGCCATTTGGGACAGTATCGCAGCAGAACAGGCTTACCCTGATATTACAGAAGCACAAAAACAAGAACTTGAGCGTCGGAATAATGATTACGAAGCCAATCCAGATAATGTGATGACATGGGAAGAAATTAAAGCTTCGATAAAAAGACGATAA